TGAGTACGCGCACTCGCACAGAGGCGAAGTGCGAGGATGCCACGTACAACTCTGCAGGCTCGGTCGCGCCGAGTCACGTTTGGTTCGCTCGCCATGCGCCTCTTGACACAAGCGGACACACTCTTTGTTTGAAAGGAAAGCAGCTGCGAAGAGGGCATGCCAGAGGACGCGCACGACGTTTTTCGTCCTGCCTCCCTTCCTTCCCTTTCGCCCCGTGCCGCGCGggcaggctgcggcagctgccccCCTTCAGGTCAGCAGAAGACGTCGCCCGGCACACAAAatcggctcgccgcgctgttGCGCGAGACCCGCAGCCGTTCGCCCTTCACCCCGGGGTTTCAACTCCCCGGGTTGCTGGCGCAGTGACCCGCGTTCGGACCCTGCGGGTCCCCGCACTCGTCGAGAGCGACGGCAACGCTGCAGGCGTGCCtttccgcgcgtcgtctctccacccgcgtttctcttctcccttcAGGTCGCAGCCAACGAACACTCAAGCCCGGGCTGAAGCCATCGATTTGGGCCCTACCCACGCGCATCACGAACATGTGACTGGGAGCCTATCAAATTCCCAATgtgcatgcacatacatgccgatgtatacatatatatatatatatatcagcTCACATTTAATTCGGATACACCTGGGTAGCGAAGTCAGCCAGGTGCGTGCAGATGTGTGTGGCGGTCTAAACAGAGAGCAGATGCCTGCGGGAAATGGACTAAGGACGCCGGCCGGCGTGATGCTTCTCTACCGGGGTAAGCAGTGTGCAGGAGTGTGCGAGTAAGATAAACAGATGCCGATATCTTGCGTTCTTTGCGTATTGGCTGCGCAGCTTCGACAGCGCGTAGTCCCCCCTGTAGACTGCGACTTTTGGCACGCCTGCGGATCGGACATCCGTTCTTTGAGGCTCGTTCCAGTCGTTTTCGCACATTTCCACTAGACCTCTTCACCAGGGACATCTCCCGGGGTTTCCTCGGGGCATGACACGAGTGCAGTTACCTCGAGCATGCCGATGCTCcgtgcgcgtccgcagaTGCCTGCCTTCTGCAGACAAATTATCTGTCCATCCAGGGACGCCTATCCCGCGTTACGCGGTTATCTGTGTATGCGCCTCGCTCGAaagccgccttcgcgcagtcgcctgcgcgtggtATCGAGCGGAAGCCGTGGCGAGGGCCGTTGCTCAGCAGCCGCAAGAGggcagacgaagacagcgGACGACCCCGTACCCGTAGCTCGGGCAAGAAAAGATTTTTTCCCGAACAGGCATGGGAGAGCACTCTGGGCAGTTTCCAGGGTCAAGCCCTGGGCTGTACGCGTCGCACCgctgcgcgcatgcgcgcactGCCGGCACGTCTCTTTTTCGAGCATGGCGCGTCGAGCCTCGATCATTTGTACGGCGTTGCCCTTTTATTTCGCTTTGCGGAGAAAACGGATTCAGTCCGGCAGATGTCGCGCGCAGTTCGGTAATCGGCTTATGTTTGGCACGAAATCTGCGAAAACTTATCACACTGAAGCGGAttttgcgttttttctccaCACGAAGTGACTCGTTCCCCGGCGGCCCAGCGACAAGCCACAGCGTTCTGGGGTGCGCGGCGCTTGACTCGACAGCgacctccgcctcttctgccgtctctctctaCAACGAAACGCGCAAGCTTGCTCACCCTCGGGAAACTGCACGCGTGCGAaagaaagcggaaaaaacCCCGTCGGTGCGAAAGTGTGCTTCGAGGGCGTCAGTGGAAACACACGCCGGCACGTCGAATGTGTTGTGCGATCTTACGTCgagggacggcggcgccatGTCCGCGACCCCGACGGAGAATGTCGATTCTGCCGCGTGAAACCGTTTCCCTTTTGAGAGTAGATACGGGCTTTTTCTATCGGTTGCTGTCCTTCTGCCCTGAATTCGCCCCTTTTTTTTGAATACTACACCCTGTGCAATCAGACCCGGCGCTCTGGTCCTCGCCGCGGTGTGTCGACACTAGGGACAGATCGCAGGACGCGAAATTGAGCAAAAGCCTTGAAACCCGGGACAGAAGACGACGATCAAACGTAGACTTGGGGAAAGGGCTCAGTTTCAGGGGAAACGTTGCAATAGTCTGCCTCCCTTCTTCACAGATCTGTGCTTCTGTACAGCACCAGTGCAATTCCATCGCCACGCGGCGGTGCCTTGTGACAGTGACCTCAGAACGAAAGGGAGACTTGAGTACCGTCGGCTGCCCCGTGCAGGCTTCATCCTCTTCTGGGACAAAAATGATGCCTTGTGGACTCTGCGGCTTCCGCTTTTTCGCTTCGTCCGACATCTGAAGCCGTTTCACCTATGGAACGCACACCGCCGTGAGCCCGCGGGTTCCGCATCGCCCTGGCAGCCCTTCTCGCAACTGGGATACCTGTTTTGTTTCTCTCTCGATTTTTCGCTTCACGATCCACTTGAAGCACCTGAAGCGAGTCTTCTCAGTGCTTGCTcccgtctccttcgtcccGCCCGTCATCCCTTCCTCGCGAGGTGTGTACGCCCTCGCCGCATCCGTTTGAGCTGCGCTTCGCAATCTCGCTCGCACGGCCCCGTCAGAATCCCACTCTTCTGCCTGAATTCCACTGCCGTGGTCTCTGTGCCGGCCTTGGCACCTGTCTTTCGccctttttcttttctttcgaGGTCTTCTGCCCCTGTCCCCCGCCACTGCTGACTACAGTCCCAAGTTTTCTAATTCCGCGCATCGCCAATGACGCTCCGCCTCAGCGCCACCGCGTGGGCGGAGGCCCTGCCCCCCGGCACGAaccctcttcgccgccgcgtgcgccacTCGCTTTCACACGCCTCGCAGTCGGAGTTCGACGACGTCGTCATTTCCAAGGTGAGAACTCTTTTATTGTCTACCTTCTCGAGCTTTCTTGCCTCCACTATAGTGCCCGCCATCGCCCCGGCTGTACGGAGCCTCTTTTGTAGCTCTCCTCAAAGCTGCACCCGAAGGAGGGGTCTGAGTTCCCCCCCTCGTGCCCCGCCCAGCCCAAGTCTGCGCGCCTTATCTGCCTGCACGTaccctcgctgccgctgcagcgcaccTGATTCAgtcgcgtctgtcgcgcactggcgccgctctcttTCGCCTTTGCTTGCGCCGCTGATCTCCAGACCccgaaacagagagagagagggggggagggcggggggcggggggaggggagggggccTGAAAGGGCAGGAGACGGGTTTGTCGATGTAGATAGACTTCGTGTAGTAGGACATAGAATTCCAACTCGGCTGCCGCAAGTACCGTGGGGGATGGCGAtggcgctcgctgcagctcgacCGGAGCagactgcgcgcgctgctcatTTTCGGCTGTGAGCAGGACCAagcctctctcgctggaGGCTTGAGAGACTCAGTACGTGAGCGaggtggggggggagggggggcgcgCGGGAAGCTCAGAGAATTCGCCTGCCGGTGGTGGCTGCGCGTCGGTATCTCCAGGGATCTggctgcgtcctcgcgcggccgcgtgaGCAGAGGAGACGTGTGTGAGGTGTGGCTGCGGTTTTCAGAAAGTTTTGGCGGATCGGTGCCTCGACAAGACTCCAGCGTTTACTTGCCACCTGCAGTCCACCGCCTCGgaggcgtcgtcctcgcggtCGTCCTCGCCGGAACGGGACGGGGGCTAcgcagagggacgcggcaggcgccacgtctcctgcgggcgcacgcgggcctcctcgcggtcTCCTGGccccgcgtcgcggccgcctcagACCCGCCGGaagagcctcgcggcgcagcgcgcggagaaggaagccgagcgtgagcgcgaggcgcggcgggaggaACGGCGTCAGAAGAAGCTggagcggaaggcgaaggaggaggcgaaccaTTTGGCCTTCAtccgagagagacaggcccGCCTGAATCGCGTCTGGCCTCCGCCACGGGCGGAAGTCTTCATCATCGGACAGAAGCAGGGTCCCACTGCGCGCCGAGAGATTCAGCGTAAGACCCGACAGACGGCGGGGGACCACACCATACTCAACCCGAATGCGTATGTAGCGAGACGCTCAAGGAGACAGGTCCCGTTCTCTCCTGAGGACGCCGATGGACCGGGAATGATTCGTTTTGAAAATAAGCGGTTTAGAGACTTTTTAGAGTACACGCGCCCCTCGGTCGGGCGCGGAgttgcgcatgcatgtatagTTGCACTCGAACGAAGGAGCGGTTCCCGCTCTTGGCATGCCGCGAGGTGGAGATGCGcatctgcgtgtctgcgtgtgtgtccgTCAGTGTTTCTCGACGAGAATTAtgaggccgcagcagagtTCCATCAGATTCACTCGCTGGACTACCTTTACCGGCTGACGACGGCGCTGCATCCCAAGCCGCCTCCTGTCGTCTTGAAGCCCCCGCCTCCTGTGGAGAAACCCAAGCCCCCGCCTCCTGTGGAGAAACCCAAGCCCCCGCCTCCTGTTGAGAAGCCGAAGCCTCCGCCTGTTGCGAAAGCCGAGAAAGTtgaagcgcctccgcccccccctccgcccccccctccgcccccccctccgccccccccttctgccccgcttcctcccccccttctGCCCCGCCTCCATCCCcaccgcccgccccccctccatccccccctccccctccgccgccgcctccgccggcgacgccgccctcaCCCCCACCGACTGCGTCCACGGTGCCGACTCCGCCCAAGCccgagcctccgccgctcgtgaagaacgaagaggaggagcgcaagaagaaggaggcagaagagcgccgcaagcgcgaagaagaagagacgcggaagaaggcggaggaggaggcgaagaagaagatggAGCTGGAGGAAAAGGAAgctgaggagagaaaaaagaaagaggagaaagagaagaaaaaaccggAAGAGGGGAGCAAGACGCAAGatgaggagaaggagaaggaagaagaagcgaagcagCCCCCATccacgcctccagcgcctgagCCACCTGCCGCCAAGGAGGAAGAATCCAAGAAAccagaggaagagaagccGGTTGTCACACATCTTGCAGAAGACGTACAGGAGCAGCTGGCGAATCAGCTCGTGGAAGCGGAGAAAAACCAGAATATGTCGGCACCGCAGGGCGCCATCGTCATGACGCAGCTCATTCTCCCAGAAGAACAACAGAGAGCTATCATCAGCGAAGTCAAGCGGTGGACAAAGCTGGAAATCTACATCAGCCACGTCgaccgcgtcttcttccagTTTGCGAAATACTTTACCAAAGGAAACCTCAAAGTCAGACTATACTGCATTGCCTTctacgacggcgaagacccGAACTATGTAAGCGAAATGCATGCCATCTGACTGatgcgaggcgctgccgtaAGCATCCTCTCTGTAGTACGCTTCGCTTACCTCCCTGGCTGCCTACGTGAGCCGCATCCAGGACCACGATAGCTCGCGCGCATTCGAAAACACTCGTATAAGTCTCTAACGTAtcttttacctacaactgcacggaacgtaacaaacctccaggcctccagttgttatctgattggtacTGCATGCGTGGTGACTTATACTATGATTCTGATCAGTGGGAgcattttcaactggttaggtatctatatggctagccataaAACTACAAGAacccccccctgccccccgggcaggcgctgcacagCCGGAATGGAAATCGGGTGCATCGGCTTGTCCGCTTCGTTGCGTCTCGCCTCAGGTATCGCTGCTCTCCGGCCACCGGACGAAACTCATGAGGCCAGAGGTCCACCCCGTCTACCCAAACAGCAGGATACGGTGCCAGATTGACCAGGCGGTGAGTGAAACAAATACGTCTAGTCATACAAACAtatattcacatatatatatggatgaCTGCACATGCATTATAGCTATACACATCTacactcatatatatatatatatatatatatatgtatgtgcgaGTGCAAAGACATACATAGCCATACGCACGCATACCattatatgtgtatgtatacacGGGTGATGCAGATACATACATGGCCATACaaaaatgtatatatatatatatatatatatatatatatatatatatatatatatatatatatatatatgggtaAGCTGCTGGTGGAGGGGTTGGCGACTGGGGCGTCATGCATTTAGACGGGTATGCGGCTTTCTCGCAGTTGATCTTGCCGTTTGACGGCTCCGCAAAAGGCTTCCACATCGGGCTCGTGGCGGTGCTTGgccagcggaagaagacaggcgaaggagagtTCCGGCGCAAAATGATTGGAATGACCGAGATGATTGACGCGCGCGTTGACAAAATTCGTGTAAGTCGCAGGTGCTCCATAGCGCCTCCCTGGAGTCTGCCTCGGGGTAACGGCGCCGTGCCCGCGTGGCGATGGCCAGCCGTCCACAGCCATCGAGAGCTGGAGGCGGGCTTGGGCGTCTTAAAAGAATACGGCAATTATTTACTGTGTTCCACCGTCTGTGGTTCCGATGTGTGTAGTAGAATCAACATGTCCACGTGGTTCCGCAAACTTCTCACCCAAcgtggcgcgcgccgagtGCCTGTGTGTTTTCAGCTGAAGCGAACGGCCGCGTGGGCGCTCTTCGTGCCGCAGGACTTGCGCGAAAATGTCGCCGTGCCTCAAGTGTGCGGTAAGGACTACGATCCAGCAGatgcgacgcggagggagggggggggggggaggggggagagggcgagtTAGAAGCCAGGGGCCAGCGCGAAGCGCGGTGAGACGCGTGCGGAGACAAGCACATTCTACAACAGGCAcggtcgcccgcggcgaacAGGGCCGGCACAGGAACTTGCAAGtgatatatatgaatatatacacatatgcatTTTTGCGTTTCTTCGCGCATGCACTTTCCTTCACCCTATCCGCGTTGCACCAGCGTCATACACGATGAGGGACTGGGCAGACAAGCGGTCCTGGCAAGCGGGCTTCGGGTTACATGGTATCCTAGACCCGCTAGCCTTCGGCTAGcatccgcggcggcaggcgtggGGTAGCTGCGGCTCCTGGGATCGGGAGGGCACTCGCTCGCGCCCCTGTCAACGATCGCGAGCTGTCTGCGCGGGAGTCTttttgcgtctctctctccatgtGGCAGTGCCCAGGCTCTcaggcgcgtgcggcttGTGCAGGAAGAGAACTTTTTCGCGTCACGAGTGGGTTTCTGTCTGGGCTTTCGCGTATTGACTTCTCAGGAGAGATTTTCTTCAGAGCGGAAGGCTTCGAAGGCTCTGACGGTCCCGAGTTGCCCAAGGACGACGTTCTGAGGTCAGTCAGCCTTTCGATGTCTGCCGCATCCTGGCGAAGTGTATCTGAGTGTACGGTGGAGGTGGCCATTTCGTGGAATCTTTGTCGCCTGACTGCAAGTTCGCGTGTGCTGTGTCCGCCCTGTGACTCTCCGCAGAGTCGCGCAGGGCCTCGGCGTCCCGGATGTGGGTTCTTGGTTGCATGCGCCTTCCCTCCGAGCGGGGCAGACGCAGATGGGCGGCGCGCAGTGCCGCACGGCTGGCCCGAGaagccgctggcgctgctaTCGCGTTGACTGCGTGCGTGTCTGTCGCGTGTGCATCCGGGCTTCCATCTGCGCCTTTCCCCCGGGTGCGTGGTGGGCTGACGGGGCGTTTGCCTCGCGCGGTGTGTCTTTTGCTCGTTCAGAGCCTCCTTCGACTTTGGCTCCGCGGATCGtctgaaggcgaaggcggcgctgcgggccacggcgctggcgcagcttgCGAACCGCGAGCTGTCTTTGCCCAAAACTCAGGAGGACAACAAGCCTGGCTTCTTCCAGAGGCTCTTTGGCGGTCGTCGGCGCGAGGGGGAGCCGAAGCCCGCGCCCGAGCCAAAGCCCGCGCCCGAGCCGAAGCCGAATCCCGCGGCGGTGAACCTCGACACGTACCTGAAGAATTCGCTAGCCAAGTTGCCTCCTCCCGCGAAGCACAAGCCCGAGTACCTCGACATCATGGTGGACGTGGCCCGCCCGGACGACGGCACGGAAGACCAGAATGAGGTACTCTGCGTCGTGCGAAAGAAAATGGAAGTGGTGCACAAAGTCGTGTTTGGCGGCCCAGCCGCGGCTCCGAAACCTCCGGTCAAGAAGGCCTCGCAGCTCTGGGCGGACGAGACGGGCGGGTCCAGGCGCGGGAAaccaggcggcgaaggagcgcctgcagagggcgcggcgaagagcaacgaggagaggaagagaccCGAAGGCACGAGATCCGAAGGCACGAGACCCGAAGGCAAGAAACCCGAAGGCAAGAAACCCGAAGGCAAGGAGGGCGAAACCAAGAAgtccagcggcagcgagtcAGGCCAGCGGagcagcggaagcagcggcaaGAGCAAGCCTGCAGGCcccgcagtctccgccgccgcatcgATGGCCGCGCGGAAAGCACCGGCGAAGGAAACTGAGGAAGGCGCAAAAGGCgggagcgcgccgcgtgcgcccgctgcagccgtgACGAAAGAAGGGGGAAAGCCCGCGTCCGAGGGGGCGAAAAAGGCCGGCGAGCCTGCCAAGAAGGTCTTCACTTCCGGGGTGGTGGCGGATCCGCGCCGGGCGCAGGGAGCACAGGCCAACGCGGCGACATCCGCCACGGGAGGAAAGAAGGCTGCGGATACAGCGGCCCCCCTGGCCAAggcagaggccggcgcgacTCCGCAGCCGAAGGCGAAAGCCAGCCAGGCGGACAGCaaagcgaaggccgcgaaggcagccGACGCGAGGGGAGCGCCGACAGTTGCTGCCACGAAGGTGACggccccgccgccggtcAAAAAAGTTCCAGCCGCCAC
This portion of the Besnoitia besnoiti strain Bb-Ger1 chromosome VII, whole genome shotgun sequence genome encodes:
- a CDS encoding hypothetical protein (encoded by transcript BESB_077230); amino-acid sequence: MELEEKEAEERKKKEEKEKKKPEEGSKTQDEEKEKEEEAKQPPSTPPAPEPPAAKEEESKKPEEEKPVVTHLAEDVQEQLANQLVEAEKNQNMSAPQGAIVMTQLILPEEQQRAIISEVKRWTKLEIYISHVDRVFFQFAKYFTKGNLKVRLYCIAFYDGEDPNYVSLLSGHRTKLMRPEVHPVYPNSRIRCQIDQALILPFDGSAKGFHIGLVAVLGQRKKTGEGEFRRKMIGMTEMIDARVDKIRLKRTAAWALFVPQDLRENVAVPQVCGEIFFRAEGFEGSDGPELPKDDVLRASFDFGSADRLKAKAALRATALAQLANRELSLPKTQEDNKPGFFQRLFGGRRREGEPKPAPEPKPAPEPKPNPAAVNLDTYLKNSLAKLPPPAKHKPEYLDIMVDVARPDDGTEDQNEVLCVVRKKMEVVHKVVFGGPAAAPKPPVKKASQLWADETGGSRRGKPGGEGAPAEGAAKSNEERKRPEGTRSEGTRPEGKKPEGKKPEGKEGETKKSSGSESGQRSSGSSGKSKPAGPAVSAAASMAARKAPAKETEEGAKGGSAPRAPAAAVTKEGGKPASEGAKKAGEPAKKVFTSGVVADPRRAQGAQANAATSATGGKKAADTAAPLAKAEAGATPQPKAKASQADSKAKAAKAADARGAPTVAATKVTAPPPVKKVPAATPNGAKGGPPAVLTADAKGASGGKPPAKGGAAGAKKPAGADAQKPSGAKNTGGAKAGPATGGAGDGASTQPQRAAEPKGKATAGSSGGAAVKKAAFMPPPKKESTVTTRP
- a CDS encoding hypothetical protein (encoded by transcript BESB_077220); this translates as MTLRLSATAWAEALPPGTNPLRRRVRHSLSHASQSEFDDVVISKKVLADRCLDKTPAFTCHLQSTASEASSSRSSSPERDGGYAEGRGRRHVSCGRTRASSRSPGPASRPPQTRRKSLAAQRAEKEAEREREARREERRQKKLERKAKEEANHLAFIRERQARLNRVWPPPRAEVFIIGQKQGPTARREIQLFLDENYEAAAEFHQIHSLDYLYRLTTALHPKPPPVVLKPPPPVEKPKPPPPVEKPKPPPPVEKPKPPPVAKAEKVEAPPPPPPPPPPPPPPPPPSAPLPPPLLPRLHPHRPPPLHPPLPLRRRLRRRRRPHPHRLRPRCRLRPSPSLRRS